Proteins from one Candidatus Omnitrophota bacterium genomic window:
- the gcvT gene encoding glycine cleavage system aminomethyltransferase GcvT, whose translation MDQKKTPLYEQHIKQNGRMVNFSGWVLPLEYRSSLEEAKAVRSSCGIFDASHMGEIEVTGKDALAFLQKLLSNDLSLLKTQQMQYNLILNSAGGVVDDCMVYCLENKFLCVVNASNKDKVFSWFNKNKQGNVEIKDKSEELALISLQGPKAVGVIAEVIGIKPVELNYMSFLEAAIDNKSFLISRSGYTGEDGFELYVPSGDAEFWWNKLLAAGEVFGITVCGLGSRDILRIEAGYPLYGHELDDIINPYEATLAWALKLNKDLIAKEELMHIQQEGLKRKRVGLVMQERAVPRQGYSVYFKDKVVGEVTSGTYSPNLEQFIAMAYLDKQYTEVDSEVKIKIRDKFYQAKVVKFPFIRPKTKKLASKGA comes from the coding sequence ATGGATCAAAAGAAGACACCACTTTACGAACAGCACATAAAACAAAATGGCCGAATGGTTAATTTTTCCGGTTGGGTTCTGCCTTTGGAATATAGAAGTAGTCTTGAAGAGGCAAAGGCTGTCCGAAGCAGCTGTGGTATTTTCGATGCTTCACATATGGGCGAAATAGAGGTGACCGGAAAAGACGCCTTAGCGTTTTTGCAAAAACTTTTGAGCAACGACCTTTCTTTACTTAAGACCCAACAGATGCAGTACAATCTTATTCTTAATTCAGCCGGAGGTGTGGTTGATGACTGTATGGTTTATTGTTTAGAGAATAAATTTCTCTGCGTAGTGAATGCTTCCAATAAAGATAAGGTTTTTAGCTGGTTTAATAAAAATAAGCAAGGCAATGTTGAAATCAAGGATAAAAGTGAGGAGTTAGCTCTAATTTCTCTCCAGGGACCGAAAGCCGTTGGAGTGATTGCGGAAGTTATTGGTATTAAGCCTGTTGAGTTAAATTATATGTCTTTCTTAGAAGCTGCAATCGATAACAAGTCTTTTTTAATTTCTCGTAGCGGTTATACCGGTGAAGATGGTTTCGAGCTTTATGTTCCTTCTGGTGATGCTGAATTTTGGTGGAATAAACTTTTAGCGGCTGGTGAGGTTTTCGGAATTACGGTTTGTGGGCTAGGGTCTCGTGATATTTTAAGAATTGAGGCTGGTTACCCTTTGTATGGTCATGAGCTTGATGATATTATTAATCCTTATGAAGCGACTTTGGCTTGGGCCCTAAAGCTTAATAAAGATTTGATTGCTAAAGAAGAATTAATGCATATTCAGCAGGAGGGTTTAAAAAGAAAGAGAGTCGGTCTAGTTATGCAGGAACGGGCTGTTCCGCGTCAGGGTTATTCGGTATACTTTAAAGATAAAGTTGTTGGAGAAGTTACTAGCGGTACTTATTCTCCTAATCTGGAACAGTTTATTGCTATGGCTTATTTAGATAAACAGTACACAGAAGTTGATTCAGAGGTTAAAATAAAGATTCGTGATAAGTTTTATCAAGCAAAAGTGGTAAAGTTTCCTTTTATAAGACCAAAAACAAAAAAGTTAGCAAGTAAGGGGGCTTAA
- the gcvH gene encoding glycine cleavage system protein GcvH, with product MSEFKFTKSHEWVKVEPDSATIGITDYAQSQLGDVVFVELPKPGGAIQQTKQFGTIESTKAASELYAPIDGEIVEANNNVVSNPQLVNQSAQDFGWLLKVKISDFSQLDSLMDEVAYQEFVAKESK from the coding sequence ATGTCAGAGTTTAAATTCACTAAATCTCATGAATGGGTGAAAGTAGAGCCAGATTCAGCAACTATCGGGATAACTGATTATGCTCAATCTCAGCTAGGTGATGTTGTATTTGTCGAACTGCCTAAACCTGGAGGCGCAATTCAACAGACTAAGCAGTTTGGTACCATTGAATCAACCAAGGCTGCCAGCGAGCTTTATGCTCCGATCGATGGAGAGATCGTTGAAGCTAATAACAATGTAGTTTCGAATCCTCAACTAGTTAATCAGTCAGCTCAAGATTTTGGCTGGTTACTTAAGGTAAAGATTTCTGATTTTTCTCAGCTTGATAGCTTGATGGATGAAGTAGCTTATCAAGAGTTTGTAGCTAAAGAAAGTAAATAA